The following proteins are encoded in a genomic region of Sander lucioperca isolate FBNREF2018 chromosome 23, SLUC_FBN_1.2, whole genome shotgun sequence:
- the anxa13 gene encoding annexin A13 isoform X1, whose product MLVSAACFGPIDFFWAAVCTRRTSITNSDFFSNRSPAAAGKHILKMGNCQPTIVHYEDFDVVADIKAIRKACKGFGTDEQAIIDILANRSAAQRQEIKSAYFEKYDDELVDVLKKELSGNFENAILAMLDPPVIFAVKELRKAMKGAGTDEDVLVEILCTATNADIAMFKECYFQVHERDLEADIEGDTSGDVRNLLTALLQGNRDESYEVDEELAEQDATCLFEAGEGRFGTDESTFSYILASRNYLQLQATFKIYEQLSGTEILDAIENETSGTLKKCYIALVRVAKNPQLYFARRLHDAMKGAGTDEDTLIRIIVCRSEYDLETIKDMYLEKYDVSLKEALKDECSGDFKRLLLAICH is encoded by the exons ATGCTGGTTTCTGCTGCCTGCTTTGGGCCCATAGACTTTTTTTGGGCCGCAGTTTGTACCAGGAGGACAAGTATCACAAACTCCGACTTTTTCTCCAACAGATCACCAGCCGCAGCCGGAAAACACATCCTCAAAATGGGCAACTGCCAA CCCACTATCGTGCACTATGAGGATTTTGATGTCGTGGCTGACATTAAGGCCATCCGTAAAGCCTGCAAAGGGTTTG GAACTGATGAGCAGGCCATCATTGACATCCTGGCAAACCGCAGCGCAGCTCAGCGTCAGGAAATTAAATCTGCCTATTTTGAAAAGTATGATGAT GAGTTGGTggatgttttgaaaaaagaattGTCTGGGAACTTTGAGAACGCCATCCTTGCCATGCTGGACCCGCCCGTCATCTTCGCTGTGAAGGAGCTGAGGAAGGCCATGAAGGGAGCGGGCACTGATGAAGACGTCCTGGTGGAGATCCTCTGCACCGCCACCAACGCT GACATTGCCATGTTCAAGGAATGCTACTTTCAAG tgCATGAGCGTGACCTTGAAGCAGATATAGAGGGAGACACAAGCGGGGATGTAAGAAATCTGCTGACAGCTCTATTGCAG GGCAACAGAGATGAGAGTTACGAGGTGGATGAGGAATTGGCTGAACAAGATGCTACCTGCCTGTTTGAG GCTGGAGAGGGTCGTTTTGGGACAGATGAGTCCACTTTCAGCTACATCCTGGCCTCCAGAAATTACCTGCAGCTCCAGGCCACCTTCAAGATATATGAGCAG CTTTCTGGAACTGAAATTCTGGATGCCATTGAGAATGAGACTTCTGGGACACTGAAGAAATGCTACATCGCTCTTG TGAGAGTTGCTAAGAACCCGCAGCTGTACTTTGCCAGACGTTTGCACGACGCAATGAAAGGAGCGGGCACTGATGAGGACACCCTTATTCGCATCATTGTGTGTCGCTCTGAG TACGATTTGGAGACCATCAAAGACATGTACCTGGAGAAGTACGACGTGTCTCTGAAGGAAGCCCTGAAGGACGAGTGCAGCGGGGACTTTAAGCGCCTCCTCCTGGCCATCTGCCACTGA
- the LOC116048565 gene encoding uncharacterized protein LOC116048565 isoform X2, translating into MTCTRHHSADFKCLQTFTARSLLEPSHQRPWNVMRSHHHIGISAHLDQQWRNVEVKSEESCSERVELTVGVETSKPEMLFELSSGLYEDSEAFGCKNGLFESPSPLRLSPATAAAQTQMPSTKPKARTLVACRQLTDGNEAASLKDQSPLPLLTLTGTVSLASTDPRRPSSVHASITGKASVSAAQQQEAQRLNGRSASIIREENKSQYYRDLTRQVEEKKQQLERERSRNAVEEQKHIDTMQHTIWGMPGCGAPNYYLGSVKRTKSLCDAGILPQEQTRDKGFSGTPFHRP; encoded by the exons ATGACGTGTACCCGTCATCATTCTgctgattttaaatgtttacaaaCTTTCACCGCTCGCAGTCTGCTCGAACCATCACATCAACG ACCATGGAATGTGATGAGAAGTCACCACCACATTGGCATCAGTGCCCATCTGGATCAGCAATG GAGAAATGTGGAGGTGAAAAGTGAGGAGTCCTGCAGTGAGAGGGTCGAGTTGACGGTGGGGGTGGAAACATCCAAACCCGAAATGTTGTTCGAGCTTTCTTCGGGCTTGTATGAGGACAGTGAAGCCTTCGG TTGCAAAAATGGCCTTTTTGAATCACCATCACCACTCCGTCTTTCACCAGCGACTGCTGCAGCACAAACACAGATGCCAAGCACCAAGCCCAAGGCCAGGACGCTG GTAGCATGCAGGCAGCTGACTGATGGGAACGAGGCGGCCTCTCTCAAGGACCAAT CTCCTCTGCCGTTACTAACACTCACAGGGACTGTAAGTCTGGCAAGCACTGACCCCAGGAGGCCCTCTTCAGTCCATGCATCCATCACT GGAAAAGCTTCAGTATCAGCTGCTCAACAGCAAGAAGCCCAAAGATTGAACGGGAGGTCGGCTAGCATCATCAGAGAG GAAAACAAAAGTCAGTATTACAGAGACCTTACCCGGCAGGTAGAGGAGAAGAAACAGCAGTTGGAaagggagagaagtagaaatGCAGTTGAAGAACAAAAG CACATTGACACCATGCAGCACACCATCTGGGGGATGCCAGGATGTGGCGCCCCAAACTACTACCTGGGCTCAGTGAAACGGACCAAAAGCCTCTGCGACGCCGGGATTTTACCCCAGGAGCAG ACCCGTGATAAAGGCTTCAGTGGGACCCCCTTCCACCGCCCGTGA
- the anxa13 gene encoding annexin A13 isoform X2: MLVSAACFGPIDFFWAAVCTRRTSITNSDFFSNRSPAAAGKHILKMGNCQPTIVHYEDFDVVADIKAIRKACKGFGTDEQAIIDILANRSAAQRQEIKSAYFEKYDDLVDVLKKELSGNFENAILAMLDPPVIFAVKELRKAMKGAGTDEDVLVEILCTATNADIAMFKECYFQVHERDLEADIEGDTSGDVRNLLTALLQGNRDESYEVDEELAEQDATCLFEAGEGRFGTDESTFSYILASRNYLQLQATFKIYEQLSGTEILDAIENETSGTLKKCYIALVRVAKNPQLYFARRLHDAMKGAGTDEDTLIRIIVCRSEYDLETIKDMYLEKYDVSLKEALKDECSGDFKRLLLAICH, from the exons ATGCTGGTTTCTGCTGCCTGCTTTGGGCCCATAGACTTTTTTTGGGCCGCAGTTTGTACCAGGAGGACAAGTATCACAAACTCCGACTTTTTCTCCAACAGATCACCAGCCGCAGCCGGAAAACACATCCTCAAAATGGGCAACTGCCAA CCCACTATCGTGCACTATGAGGATTTTGATGTCGTGGCTGACATTAAGGCCATCCGTAAAGCCTGCAAAGGGTTTG GAACTGATGAGCAGGCCATCATTGACATCCTGGCAAACCGCAGCGCAGCTCAGCGTCAGGAAATTAAATCTGCCTATTTTGAAAAGTATGATGAT TTGGTggatgttttgaaaaaagaattGTCTGGGAACTTTGAGAACGCCATCCTTGCCATGCTGGACCCGCCCGTCATCTTCGCTGTGAAGGAGCTGAGGAAGGCCATGAAGGGAGCGGGCACTGATGAAGACGTCCTGGTGGAGATCCTCTGCACCGCCACCAACGCT GACATTGCCATGTTCAAGGAATGCTACTTTCAAG tgCATGAGCGTGACCTTGAAGCAGATATAGAGGGAGACACAAGCGGGGATGTAAGAAATCTGCTGACAGCTCTATTGCAG GGCAACAGAGATGAGAGTTACGAGGTGGATGAGGAATTGGCTGAACAAGATGCTACCTGCCTGTTTGAG GCTGGAGAGGGTCGTTTTGGGACAGATGAGTCCACTTTCAGCTACATCCTGGCCTCCAGAAATTACCTGCAGCTCCAGGCCACCTTCAAGATATATGAGCAG CTTTCTGGAACTGAAATTCTGGATGCCATTGAGAATGAGACTTCTGGGACACTGAAGAAATGCTACATCGCTCTTG TGAGAGTTGCTAAGAACCCGCAGCTGTACTTTGCCAGACGTTTGCACGACGCAATGAAAGGAGCGGGCACTGATGAGGACACCCTTATTCGCATCATTGTGTGTCGCTCTGAG TACGATTTGGAGACCATCAAAGACATGTACCTGGAGAAGTACGACGTGTCTCTGAAGGAAGCCCTGAAGGACGAGTGCAGCGGGGACTTTAAGCGCCTCCTCCTGGCCATCTGCCACTGA
- the LOC116048565 gene encoding uncharacterized protein LOC116048565 isoform X3: MTCTRHHSADFKCLQTFTARSLLEPSHQRRNVEVKSEESCSERVELTVGVETSKPEMLFELSSGLYEDSEAFGCKNGLFESPSPLRLSPATAAAQTQMPSTKPKARTLVACRQLTDGNEAASLKDQSPLPLLTLTGTVSLASTDPRRPSSVHASITGKASVSAAQQQEAQRLNGRSASIIREENKSQYYRDLTRQVEEKKQQLERERSRNAVEEQKHIDTMQHTIWGMPGCGAPNYYLGSVKRTKSLCDAGILPQEQTRDKGFSGTPFHRP, encoded by the exons ATGACGTGTACCCGTCATCATTCTgctgattttaaatgtttacaaaCTTTCACCGCTCGCAGTCTGCTCGAACCATCACATCAACG GAGAAATGTGGAGGTGAAAAGTGAGGAGTCCTGCAGTGAGAGGGTCGAGTTGACGGTGGGGGTGGAAACATCCAAACCCGAAATGTTGTTCGAGCTTTCTTCGGGCTTGTATGAGGACAGTGAAGCCTTCGG TTGCAAAAATGGCCTTTTTGAATCACCATCACCACTCCGTCTTTCACCAGCGACTGCTGCAGCACAAACACAGATGCCAAGCACCAAGCCCAAGGCCAGGACGCTG GTAGCATGCAGGCAGCTGACTGATGGGAACGAGGCGGCCTCTCTCAAGGACCAAT CTCCTCTGCCGTTACTAACACTCACAGGGACTGTAAGTCTGGCAAGCACTGACCCCAGGAGGCCCTCTTCAGTCCATGCATCCATCACT GGAAAAGCTTCAGTATCAGCTGCTCAACAGCAAGAAGCCCAAAGATTGAACGGGAGGTCGGCTAGCATCATCAGAGAG GAAAACAAAAGTCAGTATTACAGAGACCTTACCCGGCAGGTAGAGGAGAAGAAACAGCAGTTGGAaagggagagaagtagaaatGCAGTTGAAGAACAAAAG CACATTGACACCATGCAGCACACCATCTGGGGGATGCCAGGATGTGGCGCCCCAAACTACTACCTGGGCTCAGTGAAACGGACCAAAAGCCTCTGCGACGCCGGGATTTTACCCCAGGAGCAG ACCCGTGATAAAGGCTTCAGTGGGACCCCCTTCCACCGCCCGTGA
- the LOC116048565 gene encoding uncharacterized protein LOC116048565 isoform X1, with amino-acid sequence MTCTRHHSADFKCLQTFTARSLLEPSHQRKTMECDEKSPPHWHQCPSGSAMGRRNVEVKSEESCSERVELTVGVETSKPEMLFELSSGLYEDSEAFGCKNGLFESPSPLRLSPATAAAQTQMPSTKPKARTLVACRQLTDGNEAASLKDQSPLPLLTLTGTVSLASTDPRRPSSVHASITGKASVSAAQQQEAQRLNGRSASIIREENKSQYYRDLTRQVEEKKQQLERERSRNAVEEQKHIDTMQHTIWGMPGCGAPNYYLGSVKRTKSLCDAGILPQEQTRDKGFSGTPFHRP; translated from the exons ATGACGTGTACCCGTCATCATTCTgctgattttaaatgtttacaaaCTTTCACCGCTCGCAGTCTGCTCGAACCATCACATCAACG GAAGACCATGGAATGTGATGAGAAGTCACCACCACATTGGCATCAGTGCCCATCTGGATCAGCAATG GGCAGGAGAAATGTGGAGGTGAAAAGTGAGGAGTCCTGCAGTGAGAGGGTCGAGTTGACGGTGGGGGTGGAAACATCCAAACCCGAAATGTTGTTCGAGCTTTCTTCGGGCTTGTATGAGGACAGTGAAGCCTTCGG TTGCAAAAATGGCCTTTTTGAATCACCATCACCACTCCGTCTTTCACCAGCGACTGCTGCAGCACAAACACAGATGCCAAGCACCAAGCCCAAGGCCAGGACGCTG GTAGCATGCAGGCAGCTGACTGATGGGAACGAGGCGGCCTCTCTCAAGGACCAAT CTCCTCTGCCGTTACTAACACTCACAGGGACTGTAAGTCTGGCAAGCACTGACCCCAGGAGGCCCTCTTCAGTCCATGCATCCATCACT GGAAAAGCTTCAGTATCAGCTGCTCAACAGCAAGAAGCCCAAAGATTGAACGGGAGGTCGGCTAGCATCATCAGAGAG GAAAACAAAAGTCAGTATTACAGAGACCTTACCCGGCAGGTAGAGGAGAAGAAACAGCAGTTGGAaagggagagaagtagaaatGCAGTTGAAGAACAAAAG CACATTGACACCATGCAGCACACCATCTGGGGGATGCCAGGATGTGGCGCCCCAAACTACTACCTGGGCTCAGTGAAACGGACCAAAAGCCTCTGCGACGCCGGGATTTTACCCCAGGAGCAG ACCCGTGATAAAGGCTTCAGTGGGACCCCCTTCCACCGCCCGTGA
- the LOC116048565 gene encoding uncharacterized protein LOC116048565 isoform X5, whose protein sequence is MTCTRHHSADFKCLQTFTARSLLEPSHQRKTMECDEKSPPHWHQCPSGSAMGRRNVEVKSEESCSERVELTVGVETSKPEMLFELSSGLYEDSEAFGCKNGLFESPSPLRLSPATAAAQTQMPSTKPKARTLVACRQLTDGNEAASLKDQSPLPLLTLTGTVSLASTDPRRPSSVHASITGKASVSAAQQQEAQRLNGRSASIIREHIDTMQHTIWGMPGCGAPNYYLGSVKRTKSLCDAGILPQEQTRDKGFSGTPFHRP, encoded by the exons ATGACGTGTACCCGTCATCATTCTgctgattttaaatgtttacaaaCTTTCACCGCTCGCAGTCTGCTCGAACCATCACATCAACG GAAGACCATGGAATGTGATGAGAAGTCACCACCACATTGGCATCAGTGCCCATCTGGATCAGCAATG GGCAGGAGAAATGTGGAGGTGAAAAGTGAGGAGTCCTGCAGTGAGAGGGTCGAGTTGACGGTGGGGGTGGAAACATCCAAACCCGAAATGTTGTTCGAGCTTTCTTCGGGCTTGTATGAGGACAGTGAAGCCTTCGG TTGCAAAAATGGCCTTTTTGAATCACCATCACCACTCCGTCTTTCACCAGCGACTGCTGCAGCACAAACACAGATGCCAAGCACCAAGCCCAAGGCCAGGACGCTG GTAGCATGCAGGCAGCTGACTGATGGGAACGAGGCGGCCTCTCTCAAGGACCAAT CTCCTCTGCCGTTACTAACACTCACAGGGACTGTAAGTCTGGCAAGCACTGACCCCAGGAGGCCCTCTTCAGTCCATGCATCCATCACT GGAAAAGCTTCAGTATCAGCTGCTCAACAGCAAGAAGCCCAAAGATTGAACGGGAGGTCGGCTAGCATCATCAGAGAG CACATTGACACCATGCAGCACACCATCTGGGGGATGCCAGGATGTGGCGCCCCAAACTACTACCTGGGCTCAGTGAAACGGACCAAAAGCCTCTGCGACGCCGGGATTTTACCCCAGGAGCAG ACCCGTGATAAAGGCTTCAGTGGGACCCCCTTCCACCGCCCGTGA
- the LOC116048565 gene encoding uncharacterized protein LOC116048565 isoform X4 has product MFTNFHRSQSARTITSTGRRNVEVKSEESCSERVELTVGVETSKPEMLFELSSGLYEDSEAFGCKNGLFESPSPLRLSPATAAAQTQMPSTKPKARTLVACRQLTDGNEAASLKDQSPLPLLTLTGTVSLASTDPRRPSSVHASITGKASVSAAQQQEAQRLNGRSASIIREENKSQYYRDLTRQVEEKKQQLERERSRNAVEEQKHIDTMQHTIWGMPGCGAPNYYLGSVKRTKSLCDAGILPQEQTRDKGFSGTPFHRP; this is encoded by the exons atgtttacaaaCTTTCACCGCTCGCAGTCTGCTCGAACCATCACATCAACG GGCAGGAGAAATGTGGAGGTGAAAAGTGAGGAGTCCTGCAGTGAGAGGGTCGAGTTGACGGTGGGGGTGGAAACATCCAAACCCGAAATGTTGTTCGAGCTTTCTTCGGGCTTGTATGAGGACAGTGAAGCCTTCGG TTGCAAAAATGGCCTTTTTGAATCACCATCACCACTCCGTCTTTCACCAGCGACTGCTGCAGCACAAACACAGATGCCAAGCACCAAGCCCAAGGCCAGGACGCTG GTAGCATGCAGGCAGCTGACTGATGGGAACGAGGCGGCCTCTCTCAAGGACCAAT CTCCTCTGCCGTTACTAACACTCACAGGGACTGTAAGTCTGGCAAGCACTGACCCCAGGAGGCCCTCTTCAGTCCATGCATCCATCACT GGAAAAGCTTCAGTATCAGCTGCTCAACAGCAAGAAGCCCAAAGATTGAACGGGAGGTCGGCTAGCATCATCAGAGAG GAAAACAAAAGTCAGTATTACAGAGACCTTACCCGGCAGGTAGAGGAGAAGAAACAGCAGTTGGAaagggagagaagtagaaatGCAGTTGAAGAACAAAAG CACATTGACACCATGCAGCACACCATCTGGGGGATGCCAGGATGTGGCGCCCCAAACTACTACCTGGGCTCAGTGAAACGGACCAAAAGCCTCTGCGACGCCGGGATTTTACCCCAGGAGCAG ACCCGTGATAAAGGCTTCAGTGGGACCCCCTTCCACCGCCCGTGA
- the LOC116048565 gene encoding uncharacterized protein LOC116048565 isoform X6, producing the protein MTCTRHHSADFKCLQTFTARSLLEPSHQRKTMECDEKSPPHWHQCPSGSAMGRRNVEVKSEESCSERVELTVGVETSKPEMLFELSSGLYEDSEAFGCKNGLFESPSPLRLSPATAAAQTQMPSTKPKARTLVACRQLTDGNEAASLKDQSPLPLLTLTGTVSLASTDPRRPSSVHASITHIDTMQHTIWGMPGCGAPNYYLGSVKRTKSLCDAGILPQEQTRDKGFSGTPFHRP; encoded by the exons ATGACGTGTACCCGTCATCATTCTgctgattttaaatgtttacaaaCTTTCACCGCTCGCAGTCTGCTCGAACCATCACATCAACG GAAGACCATGGAATGTGATGAGAAGTCACCACCACATTGGCATCAGTGCCCATCTGGATCAGCAATG GGCAGGAGAAATGTGGAGGTGAAAAGTGAGGAGTCCTGCAGTGAGAGGGTCGAGTTGACGGTGGGGGTGGAAACATCCAAACCCGAAATGTTGTTCGAGCTTTCTTCGGGCTTGTATGAGGACAGTGAAGCCTTCGG TTGCAAAAATGGCCTTTTTGAATCACCATCACCACTCCGTCTTTCACCAGCGACTGCTGCAGCACAAACACAGATGCCAAGCACCAAGCCCAAGGCCAGGACGCTG GTAGCATGCAGGCAGCTGACTGATGGGAACGAGGCGGCCTCTCTCAAGGACCAAT CTCCTCTGCCGTTACTAACACTCACAGGGACTGTAAGTCTGGCAAGCACTGACCCCAGGAGGCCCTCTTCAGTCCATGCATCCATCACT CACATTGACACCATGCAGCACACCATCTGGGGGATGCCAGGATGTGGCGCCCCAAACTACTACCTGGGCTCAGTGAAACGGACCAAAAGCCTCTGCGACGCCGGGATTTTACCCCAGGAGCAG ACCCGTGATAAAGGCTTCAGTGGGACCCCCTTCCACCGCCCGTGA